One Blastocatellia bacterium genomic window carries:
- a CDS encoding exodeoxyribonuclease VII small subunit yields the protein MNKASKPTDFEAALKELEGIVEQLENGDLPLERALELFERGVRLSRECQKRLEEAERKVEILIKNARGEYEAQPFEEPPEEEAPRL from the coding sequence ATGAATAAGGCATCCAAACCAACGGACTTCGAGGCCGCCCTCAAAGAACTGGAGGGCATCGTCGAGCAACTGGAGAATGGGGATCTGCCGCTGGAGCGTGCGCTAGAGCTTTTCGAGCGCGGCGTCCGGCTCTCGCGGGAGTGCCAGAAGCGTCTCGAAGAAGCTGAGCGAAAGGTCGAGATCCTCATCAAAAACGCCCGCGGGGAGTACGAGGCTCAACCGTTTGAAGAACCCCCTGAGGAGGAGGCCCCTCGGCTGTGA
- the lnt gene encoding apolipoprotein N-acyltransferase encodes MAPRNAPLALSDWVCAGATALAFVLAFPSPLGEGIWLLAWGAWIPLLFRLATRGSLSLREVALLGSGVALVVFYGSFSWLTFPIVHYGGVPTPIAYALLLIPAFVLSIFFSAFLWLARWGIVRWGRTGVFMAPFFWVALEWARVRLTRHGWNLFGYSQASVPELIQIARGTGVLGVSFLLLLANALGLFFILRETKLWRRLLLGIGAPLALVSLVFLVGRTARPEIQPGTSLVHVFAVQPVIPVIGRGAGLRAPDVVESLNRHLRLSEEVLAEGKGDDAHPRLLVWPESPMNLSLDEDEAIAAYLADFARRHGVYLLLNHLGKSGRGWHNSAAMLSPQGARIADYHKIRLLEFGEYVPGRELLPFLKKIPALAGDFVPGREYAVADVGRARIGTFICFESAFPEIPRALVRRGATLLVNISNDGWFGTTAGARQHLYHAVLRAVEMGRPLVRVTNSGITALITPYGEVRDATPLFQMATRHWLVRAPSSSSPLTWYARHGEFFAWFCAAASGGLLILGMYRKPRA; translated from the coding sequence ATGGCTCCGCGCAATGCGCCGTTGGCGCTGAGTGATTGGGTGTGTGCTGGAGCGACGGCGCTCGCCTTCGTCCTCGCGTTTCCATCTCCTCTGGGAGAGGGCATATGGCTCCTCGCGTGGGGAGCGTGGATCCCTCTCCTCTTCCGCCTCGCGACGCGAGGTTCCCTCTCTCTTCGGGAGGTCGCCCTTCTCGGTTCGGGCGTGGCGCTCGTCGTCTTCTATGGGAGCTTTTCATGGCTGACGTTTCCCATCGTTCACTACGGGGGAGTGCCCACGCCGATCGCCTATGCGCTCCTGCTCATTCCGGCGTTCGTCCTCTCGATCTTCTTCTCCGCGTTCCTATGGCTCGCGCGATGGGGGATTGTTCGGTGGGGAAGAACAGGAGTCTTCATGGCACCGTTCTTTTGGGTCGCCTTGGAATGGGCGCGCGTCCGCCTGACGCGGCATGGCTGGAACTTGTTCGGATATAGCCAGGCGAGCGTTCCCGAGCTGATTCAAATCGCGCGCGGCACGGGCGTGCTGGGGGTGAGCTTCCTGCTGCTCCTGGCGAATGCGCTCGGTCTCTTCTTCATCCTGCGCGAGACGAAGCTGTGGCGACGGCTTCTTCTGGGCATCGGGGCTCCCCTCGCGCTCGTGAGTCTGGTCTTCCTCGTCGGAAGGACAGCTCGCCCGGAGATTCAGCCCGGGACGTCTCTCGTGCACGTCTTCGCCGTGCAACCAGTGATCCCCGTCATCGGGCGCGGCGCCGGATTGCGCGCTCCGGATGTGGTCGAGAGCTTGAATCGGCATCTGCGCCTCTCCGAAGAGGTCCTCGCTGAAGGGAAAGGAGATGACGCGCACCCGCGGCTGCTCGTCTGGCCGGAGTCGCCGATGAATCTCTCATTGGATGAGGACGAAGCGATTGCGGCATATCTCGCCGATTTCGCGCGCCGACATGGGGTGTATCTTCTGCTGAATCACCTGGGGAAGAGCGGTCGCGGTTGGCATAACAGCGCCGCCATGCTCTCTCCTCAGGGCGCGCGCATCGCCGATTATCACAAGATTCGGCTTCTGGAATTCGGCGAGTACGTTCCCGGGCGCGAACTCCTTCCCTTCTTGAAGAAGATCCCGGCCCTGGCGGGCGACTTCGTGCCGGGGCGCGAGTACGCGGTCGCCGATGTGGGGCGCGCGCGCATCGGGACGTTCATTTGTTTCGAATCCGCTTTCCCGGAGATTCCGCGCGCGCTCGTACGCCGAGGGGCGACGCTGCTGGTGAACATCTCCAATGATGGTTGGTTTGGAACGACTGCAGGCGCGCGCCAGCATCTCTATCACGCCGTTCTTCGCGCCGTCGAGATGGGGCGTCCGCTCGTGCGCGTGACCAATAGTGGCATCACGGCCTTGATCACTCCTTATGGCGAGGTGCGGGACGCCACGCCGCTATTTCAAATGGCGACGCGCCATTGGCTCGTGCGCGCTCCCTCATCCTCTTCTCCTCTCACGTGGTATGCGCGACATGGCGAGTTCTTCGCTTGGTTCTGCGCCGCGGCAAGCGGAGGCCTCCTGATTTTGGGAATGTATCGAAAACCACGGGCATGA
- a CDS encoding polyprenyl synthetase family protein, with protein MPLERRATELAEYLSAQRERLHHWLDQLVPSEATPPEVIHRAMRYSLFAGGKRLRPILAIATGEMFDVPESWLLPTACALEMIHTYSLIHDDLPALDNDDWRRGQPTCHKVFGEAIALLAGDALLTLAFQTLAELPIPPSHRDRQVRVIAEIARAAGTVEGMVGGQVLDLLTEGQPFDEPRLAAIHRLKTGALITVSVRAGGILGGATPEQMRALTRYGECLGLAFQIIDDVLDVTGTPEEIGKTPGKDAAARKATYPRLYGVEASRQKAEALIGEALEALRLLPRSERLADLARLVLERRA; from the coding sequence ATGCCGTTGGAACGACGAGCGACCGAGCTGGCCGAATATCTGAGCGCGCAGCGAGAGCGCCTCCATCATTGGCTCGATCAACTCGTCCCTTCGGAAGCGACGCCTCCGGAAGTGATTCATCGCGCCATGCGATATAGCCTCTTCGCCGGAGGGAAGCGCTTGCGTCCGATCCTTGCGATCGCGACCGGAGAGATGTTCGACGTCCCGGAATCGTGGCTCCTGCCGACGGCATGCGCTCTGGAGATGATTCACACTTATTCGCTCATCCACGATGACCTTCCAGCACTCGACAACGACGATTGGCGACGTGGTCAGCCGACATGCCACAAGGTCTTTGGCGAAGCGATCGCGCTTTTGGCGGGCGATGCCTTGCTCACGCTCGCCTTCCAAACGTTGGCCGAGCTCCCGATTCCGCCTTCGCATCGCGATCGCCAGGTGCGGGTGATCGCGGAGATCGCGCGAGCGGCGGGGACGGTGGAGGGGATGGTCGGCGGCCAAGTGCTGGATCTCTTGACGGAGGGACAACCTTTCGATGAGCCGAGACTCGCGGCCATTCATCGCCTGAAGACGGGAGCGCTGATCACCGTCTCAGTGCGCGCCGGCGGGATTTTGGGCGGGGCGACGCCGGAGCAAATGCGAGCGCTCACGCGTTATGGAGAATGTCTGGGGCTCGCCTTCCAGATCATTGACGATGTGCTCGACGTCACGGGGACGCCTGAGGAGATCGGAAAGACGCCGGGCAAAGATGCCGCCGCTCGCAAAGCGACCTATCCGCGTCTGTACGGTGTGGAGGCCTCTCGGCAGAAGGCCGAGGCGCTCATCGGCGAAGCCCTCGAAGCGCTCCGATTGCTCCCGCGTTCGGAGCGACTCGCCGACCTGGCTCGCCTCGTCCTCGAACGTCGCGCATAG